A region from the Drosophila takahashii strain IR98-3 E-12201 chromosome 2L, DtakHiC1v2, whole genome shotgun sequence genome encodes:
- the LOC108064913 gene encoding uncharacterized protein isoform X1: MDFRGINKLNWRLHLSNNNNLVDYSAENRFSSPDAANECHQQLCLQQVDCGIVGATTMGSKQKRAATTPAQAVVADDENDLDGAVGEGEDKAGHGATTKPAEEGGDKMESAAYYELNVDVAGCGLAAIALSPIEAAAGGLSSSRTSVNNSTENLSYASDNFYGDDLILLDDVDVDAEEISINSDDCVYAYRGDRADFDMDLETTVMGRGGRHHLDLGRRSVSGVDDSLICVDDETEFLEMDFDPDPSSELEFTGRAQDLGVQPQANLLLMQRDYSQMSGKVGDPPAQARQLHCSPIDDFPQEDELPQQKHHLSKKFARINLNLDQIKDGVSSGNGGDHNLDKLMGAGVETEVKATEGEQSFKSSLAHSLPNTLYAGASFGRSTSVPSKHPEPKLTGAKPKRPSHSSSVMSKSSSSYKSRRTQTSTTFDERCYSCTDFRATSLSSCQHQQLGSGTGQDQMAPMLMAAAAVVAMASSSSCMAHFDLSGTEDNCLDCLEKEFLANTIGKALDPRTCPKCRRPAGGRGSSLSLYARADQTSCRSGSPVHFDGSLLGAWHISSTTGMVSGPSLGPPYHQRINSCDTNFNGLQLLNQTYSTEPLVISLSTGKTCDEEHVLQALDKLHVTYDRELLHDYFNILGMRRQANSSVNLKQLLIQASKRQGNHRKLKRLIEIVTQQQLIVQFKRKDEVKTELVPIMVADILKAWNRCRDLSILLQLDGRFHSENVMGKIGHIVREATVAASSSAQAASSSLACKRPLPEFLMIPQYYESGELTLTRK; encoded by the exons ATGGATTTTCgtggaataaataaattaaattggcgTTTGCATCTGAGTAACAATAACAACCTTGTTGATTATAGTGCGGAAAATAGGTTCAGCAGTCCTGATGCGGCGAATGAGTGCCACCAGCAGCTCTGTCTCCAACAAGTCGATTGTGGGATTGTGggggcaacaacaatgggctcaaaacaaaaacgagcagcaacaacaccagCGCAAGCCGTAGTCGCGGACGATGAGAACGATTTAGATGGAGCCGTGGGAGAAGGCGAGGACAAAGCAGGACACGGCGCAACTACAAAACCGGCAGAGGAGGGTGGGGATAAG ATGGAAAGCGCTGCATACTACGAGTTGAATGTGGATGTGGCTGGCTGCGGACTAGCCGCCATTGCCCTCTCGCCCATTGAAGCGGCTGCTGGCGGCCTTAGCTCTAGCCGCACCTCCGTAAATAACTCGACTGAAAACCTGAGCTACGCCAGTGACAATTTTTACGGTGATGATCTCATCCTGCTGGACGATGTTGATGTGGACGCTGAGGAGATATCGATCAACTCAGACGACTGCGTCTACGCATACCGTGGGGACAGGGCTGACTTTGACATGGACCTGGAAACTACCGTTATGGGCAGGGGTGGGCGGCACCACCTTGACCTGGGTCGGCGATCGGTCAGTGGAGTTGACGATAGCCTTATATGCGTCGACGACGAGACCGAGTTCCTGGAAATGGATTTCGATCCAGACCCGTCCTCGGAGCTTGAGTTTACGGGTAGGGCTCAGGATTTGGGCGTCCAGCCTCAAGCCAATCTGTTACTGATGCAGCGCGACTATAGCCAGATGAGTGGCAAAGTCGGAGACCCGCCTGCACAGGCCAGGCAGCTACACTGTTCACCTATCGACGATTTTCCGCAAGAGGATGAGTTACCGCAGCAGAAGCACCACCTTAGCAAGAAGTTTGCCCGCATCAACTTGAATCTAGACCAGATCAAGGACGGTGTGAGTAGCGGAAATGGAGGGGACCACAATTTAGACAAGCTGATGGGTGCTGGTGTTGAAACAGAGGTGAAGGCCACCGAAGGTGAACAGTCGTTTAAGTCGTCCCTGGCTCACTCGTTGCCCAACACATTATACGCAGGAGCTAGCTTTGGGCGCAGCACTAGCGTGCCTAGCAAACATCCGGAGCCTAAGCTGACGGGTGCTAAGCCTAAGCGACCCTCCCACTCCTCATCTGTGATGTCCAAGAGCAGCTCTTCGTACAAGTCGCGTCGCACCCAGACCTCAACAACTTTTGACGAACGTTGCTATAGCTGCACTGATTTTCGGGCCACCTCGTTGTCATCATGCCAGCATCAGCAGTTAGGATCGGGAACAGGGCAAGATCAAATGGCTCCCATGCTGATGGCTGCTGCGGCTGTTGTGGCCATGGCCTCGTCTTCCTCGTGCATGGCACATTTTGACTTAAGCGGTACCGAGGATAACTGTTTGGACTGTCTGGAAAAGGAATTCTTGGCGAATACCATCGGCAAAGCTCTGGACCCAAGGACATGTCCCAAGTGTCGTAGGCCTGCCGGTGGACGAGGCAGTAGCCTCTCCCTTTATGCCCGGGCGGACCAAACGAGCTGTCGGAGCGGTTCACCAGTACATTTCGATGGGTCCCTGCTCGGCGCATGGCACATCTCATCGACAACCGGAATGGTTTCCGGCCCCAGTTTGGGTCCACCCTACCACCAAAGGATAAATTCGTGTGATACAAATTTCAACGGCCTACAG CTGCTCAATCAAACTTATTCGACTGAGCCGCTGGTAATAAGTCTGTCCACAGGAAAGACGTGCGATGAGGAGCACGTACTGCAGGCTCTAGACAAACTGCACGTCACTTATGACAGGGAGCTACTGCATGACTATTTTAATATACTGGGCATGCGACGACAGGCGAACAGCAGTGTCAATCTTAAGCAGCTACTGATACAAGCGTCAAAGCGGCAAGGAAACCACCGTAAGCTCAAACGTCTGATCGAGATAGTGACGCAGCAACAGCTCATTGTGCAATTTAAACGG AAAGACGAAGTCAAAACTGAACTGGTTCCCATTATGGTGGCGGATATTCTTAAAGCCTGGAACCGCTGTCGAGATCTGTCTATCCTGCTGCAATTGGATGGTCGTTTTCATAGCGAAAATGTGATGG
- the LOC108064913 gene encoding uncharacterized protein isoform X3: MDFRGINKLNWRLHLSNNNNLVDYSAENRFSSPDAANECHQQLCLQQVDCGIVGATTMGSKQKRAATTPAQAVVADDENDLDGAVGEGEDKAGHGATTKPAEEGGDKMESAAYYELNVDVAGCGLAAIALSPIEAAAGGLSSSRTSVNNSTENLSYASDNFYGDDLILLDDVDVDAEEISINSDDCVYAYRGDRADFDMDLETTVMGRGGRHHLDLGRRSVSGVDDSLICVDDETEFLEMDFDPDPSSELEFTGRAQDLGVQPQANLLLMQRDYSQMSGKVGDPPAQARQLHCSPIDDFPQEDELPQQKHHLSKKFARINLNLDQIKDGVSSGNGGDHNLDKLMGAGVETEVKATEGEQSFKSSLAHSLPNTLYAGASFGRSTSVPSKHPEPKLTGAKPKRPSHSSSVMSKSSSSYKSRRTQTSTTFDERCYSCTDFRATSLSSCQHQQLGSGTGQDQMAPMLMAAAAVVAMASSSSCMAHFDLSGTEDNCLDCLEKEFLANTIGKALDPRTCPKCRRPAGGRGSSLSLYARADQTSCRSGSPVHFDGSLLGAWHISSTTGMVSGPSLGPPYHQRINSCDTNFNGLQLLNQTYSTEPLVISLSTGKTCDEEHVLQALDKLHVTYDRELLHDYFNILGMRRQANSSVNLKQLLIQASKRQGNHRKLKRLIEIVTQQQLIVQFKRVRIRKTKSKLNWFPLWWRIFLKPGTAVEICLSCCNWMVVFIAKM, translated from the exons ATGGATTTTCgtggaataaataaattaaattggcgTTTGCATCTGAGTAACAATAACAACCTTGTTGATTATAGTGCGGAAAATAGGTTCAGCAGTCCTGATGCGGCGAATGAGTGCCACCAGCAGCTCTGTCTCCAACAAGTCGATTGTGGGATTGTGggggcaacaacaatgggctcaaaacaaaaacgagcagcaacaacaccagCGCAAGCCGTAGTCGCGGACGATGAGAACGATTTAGATGGAGCCGTGGGAGAAGGCGAGGACAAAGCAGGACACGGCGCAACTACAAAACCGGCAGAGGAGGGTGGGGATAAG ATGGAAAGCGCTGCATACTACGAGTTGAATGTGGATGTGGCTGGCTGCGGACTAGCCGCCATTGCCCTCTCGCCCATTGAAGCGGCTGCTGGCGGCCTTAGCTCTAGCCGCACCTCCGTAAATAACTCGACTGAAAACCTGAGCTACGCCAGTGACAATTTTTACGGTGATGATCTCATCCTGCTGGACGATGTTGATGTGGACGCTGAGGAGATATCGATCAACTCAGACGACTGCGTCTACGCATACCGTGGGGACAGGGCTGACTTTGACATGGACCTGGAAACTACCGTTATGGGCAGGGGTGGGCGGCACCACCTTGACCTGGGTCGGCGATCGGTCAGTGGAGTTGACGATAGCCTTATATGCGTCGACGACGAGACCGAGTTCCTGGAAATGGATTTCGATCCAGACCCGTCCTCGGAGCTTGAGTTTACGGGTAGGGCTCAGGATTTGGGCGTCCAGCCTCAAGCCAATCTGTTACTGATGCAGCGCGACTATAGCCAGATGAGTGGCAAAGTCGGAGACCCGCCTGCACAGGCCAGGCAGCTACACTGTTCACCTATCGACGATTTTCCGCAAGAGGATGAGTTACCGCAGCAGAAGCACCACCTTAGCAAGAAGTTTGCCCGCATCAACTTGAATCTAGACCAGATCAAGGACGGTGTGAGTAGCGGAAATGGAGGGGACCACAATTTAGACAAGCTGATGGGTGCTGGTGTTGAAACAGAGGTGAAGGCCACCGAAGGTGAACAGTCGTTTAAGTCGTCCCTGGCTCACTCGTTGCCCAACACATTATACGCAGGAGCTAGCTTTGGGCGCAGCACTAGCGTGCCTAGCAAACATCCGGAGCCTAAGCTGACGGGTGCTAAGCCTAAGCGACCCTCCCACTCCTCATCTGTGATGTCCAAGAGCAGCTCTTCGTACAAGTCGCGTCGCACCCAGACCTCAACAACTTTTGACGAACGTTGCTATAGCTGCACTGATTTTCGGGCCACCTCGTTGTCATCATGCCAGCATCAGCAGTTAGGATCGGGAACAGGGCAAGATCAAATGGCTCCCATGCTGATGGCTGCTGCGGCTGTTGTGGCCATGGCCTCGTCTTCCTCGTGCATGGCACATTTTGACTTAAGCGGTACCGAGGATAACTGTTTGGACTGTCTGGAAAAGGAATTCTTGGCGAATACCATCGGCAAAGCTCTGGACCCAAGGACATGTCCCAAGTGTCGTAGGCCTGCCGGTGGACGAGGCAGTAGCCTCTCCCTTTATGCCCGGGCGGACCAAACGAGCTGTCGGAGCGGTTCACCAGTACATTTCGATGGGTCCCTGCTCGGCGCATGGCACATCTCATCGACAACCGGAATGGTTTCCGGCCCCAGTTTGGGTCCACCCTACCACCAAAGGATAAATTCGTGTGATACAAATTTCAACGGCCTACAG CTGCTCAATCAAACTTATTCGACTGAGCCGCTGGTAATAAGTCTGTCCACAGGAAAGACGTGCGATGAGGAGCACGTACTGCAGGCTCTAGACAAACTGCACGTCACTTATGACAGGGAGCTACTGCATGACTATTTTAATATACTGGGCATGCGACGACAGGCGAACAGCAGTGTCAATCTTAAGCAGCTACTGATACAAGCGTCAAAGCGGCAAGGAAACCACCGTAAGCTCAAACGTCTGATCGAGATAGTGACGCAGCAACAGCTCATTGTGCAATTTAAACGGGTTCGGATACG AAAGACGAAGTCAAAACTGAACTGGTTCCCATTATGGTGGCGGATATTCTTAAAGCCTGGAACCGCTGTCGAGATCTGTCTATCCTGCTGCAATTGGATGGTCGTTTTCATAGCGAAAATGTGA
- the LOC108064913 gene encoding uncharacterized protein isoform X2 produces MDFRGINKLNWRLHLSNNNNLVDYSAENRFSSPDAANECHQQLCLQQVDCGIVGATTMGSKQKRAATTPAQAVVADDENDLDGAVGEGEDKAGHGATTKPAEEGGDKMESAAYYELNVDVAGCGLAAIALSPIEAAAGGLSSSRTSVNNSTENLSYASDNFYGDDLILLDDVDVDAEEISINSDDCVYAYRGDRADFDMDLETTVMGRGGRHHLDLGRRSVSGVDDSLICVDDETEFLEMDFDPDPSSELEFTGRAQDLGVQPQANLLLMQRDYSQMSGKVGDPPAQARQLHCSPIDDFPQEDELPQQKHHLSKKFARINLNLDQIKDGVSSGNGGDHNLDKLMGAGVETEVKATEGEQSFKSSLAHSLPNTLYAGASFGRSTSVPSKHPEPKLTGAKPKRPSHSSSVMSKSSSSYKSRRTQTSTTFDERCYSCTDFRATSLSSCQHQQLGSGTGQDQMAPMLMAAAAVVAMASSSSCMAHFDLSGTEDNCLDCLEKEFLANTIGKALDPRTCPKCRRPAGGRGSSLSLYARADQTSCRSGSPVHFDGSLLGAWHISSTTGMVSGPSLGPPYHQRINSCDTNFNGLQLLNQTYSTEPLVISLSTGKTCDEEHVLQALDKLHVTYDRELLHDYFNILGMRRQANSSVNLKQLLIQASKRQGNHRKLKRLIEIVTQQQLIVQFKRKDEVKTELVPIMVADILKAWNRCRDLSILLQLDGRFHSENVMGRLFVLCAPQ; encoded by the exons ATGGATTTTCgtggaataaataaattaaattggcgTTTGCATCTGAGTAACAATAACAACCTTGTTGATTATAGTGCGGAAAATAGGTTCAGCAGTCCTGATGCGGCGAATGAGTGCCACCAGCAGCTCTGTCTCCAACAAGTCGATTGTGGGATTGTGggggcaacaacaatgggctcaaaacaaaaacgagcagcaacaacaccagCGCAAGCCGTAGTCGCGGACGATGAGAACGATTTAGATGGAGCCGTGGGAGAAGGCGAGGACAAAGCAGGACACGGCGCAACTACAAAACCGGCAGAGGAGGGTGGGGATAAG ATGGAAAGCGCTGCATACTACGAGTTGAATGTGGATGTGGCTGGCTGCGGACTAGCCGCCATTGCCCTCTCGCCCATTGAAGCGGCTGCTGGCGGCCTTAGCTCTAGCCGCACCTCCGTAAATAACTCGACTGAAAACCTGAGCTACGCCAGTGACAATTTTTACGGTGATGATCTCATCCTGCTGGACGATGTTGATGTGGACGCTGAGGAGATATCGATCAACTCAGACGACTGCGTCTACGCATACCGTGGGGACAGGGCTGACTTTGACATGGACCTGGAAACTACCGTTATGGGCAGGGGTGGGCGGCACCACCTTGACCTGGGTCGGCGATCGGTCAGTGGAGTTGACGATAGCCTTATATGCGTCGACGACGAGACCGAGTTCCTGGAAATGGATTTCGATCCAGACCCGTCCTCGGAGCTTGAGTTTACGGGTAGGGCTCAGGATTTGGGCGTCCAGCCTCAAGCCAATCTGTTACTGATGCAGCGCGACTATAGCCAGATGAGTGGCAAAGTCGGAGACCCGCCTGCACAGGCCAGGCAGCTACACTGTTCACCTATCGACGATTTTCCGCAAGAGGATGAGTTACCGCAGCAGAAGCACCACCTTAGCAAGAAGTTTGCCCGCATCAACTTGAATCTAGACCAGATCAAGGACGGTGTGAGTAGCGGAAATGGAGGGGACCACAATTTAGACAAGCTGATGGGTGCTGGTGTTGAAACAGAGGTGAAGGCCACCGAAGGTGAACAGTCGTTTAAGTCGTCCCTGGCTCACTCGTTGCCCAACACATTATACGCAGGAGCTAGCTTTGGGCGCAGCACTAGCGTGCCTAGCAAACATCCGGAGCCTAAGCTGACGGGTGCTAAGCCTAAGCGACCCTCCCACTCCTCATCTGTGATGTCCAAGAGCAGCTCTTCGTACAAGTCGCGTCGCACCCAGACCTCAACAACTTTTGACGAACGTTGCTATAGCTGCACTGATTTTCGGGCCACCTCGTTGTCATCATGCCAGCATCAGCAGTTAGGATCGGGAACAGGGCAAGATCAAATGGCTCCCATGCTGATGGCTGCTGCGGCTGTTGTGGCCATGGCCTCGTCTTCCTCGTGCATGGCACATTTTGACTTAAGCGGTACCGAGGATAACTGTTTGGACTGTCTGGAAAAGGAATTCTTGGCGAATACCATCGGCAAAGCTCTGGACCCAAGGACATGTCCCAAGTGTCGTAGGCCTGCCGGTGGACGAGGCAGTAGCCTCTCCCTTTATGCCCGGGCGGACCAAACGAGCTGTCGGAGCGGTTCACCAGTACATTTCGATGGGTCCCTGCTCGGCGCATGGCACATCTCATCGACAACCGGAATGGTTTCCGGCCCCAGTTTGGGTCCACCCTACCACCAAAGGATAAATTCGTGTGATACAAATTTCAACGGCCTACAG CTGCTCAATCAAACTTATTCGACTGAGCCGCTGGTAATAAGTCTGTCCACAGGAAAGACGTGCGATGAGGAGCACGTACTGCAGGCTCTAGACAAACTGCACGTCACTTATGACAGGGAGCTACTGCATGACTATTTTAATATACTGGGCATGCGACGACAGGCGAACAGCAGTGTCAATCTTAAGCAGCTACTGATACAAGCGTCAAAGCGGCAAGGAAACCACCGTAAGCTCAAACGTCTGATCGAGATAGTGACGCAGCAACAGCTCATTGTGCAATTTAAACGG AAAGACGAAGTCAAAACTGAACTGGTTCCCATTATGGTGGCGGATATTCTTAAAGCCTGGAACCGCTGTCGAGATCTGTCTATCCTGCTGCAATTGGATGGTCGTTTTCATAGCGAAAATGTGATGG